In Telopea speciosissima isolate NSW1024214 ecotype Mountain lineage chromosome 10, Tspe_v1, whole genome shotgun sequence, the DNA window ctggcagcaccctgggcgctgggctccctggagacgatcctgatccaggCCTAAGAGTAACATAATTTAAAGTTAGGACAAGGTTTGAGACATCTATACCTGAGGAGTTAAATTAAGGCACCTGGCCGGCAAAATAAAGTTGTAGATGCCTGAAAGGCTAGCGTTGTCCAGGTGCACTACCGAAGGCAagtatatatatagatatgaaAACAGCGCCAACATTTTTAATATCTCTGTAAGCTCTATGGAATGGTTACCTCAAAAGGATAAAGAAGACCCATGCAGATTTGGACTCGGCGTCGCTGCCCATCGGATACTTTGTGCATTCGCCACTGCAGATCGATATCAAGCAGCTCGATCAACTTTTCTCTCCTAGCAGGATCAATCGCATCGACtgcaaaattttggaaaataaagggagaaaaaaaaaatgaacaagaGCTAAAATTTGACAAGTCATATTCCGGAAGAATTCAATCATCCATTCAAAATTTGTACAGAGAGAAGAGTAAGTATTTTTTTACCCCCCAAAACTGCCACTCACACGAAAATCATACCATTCTGAAATATCTCCAGTTTTAAAATTAACTAGATAAAGATCTGCATTTTGTTAGAGCACTAATTATCAACTACTATAGCTAAAAGCAGAGCTTGCACAAAATCAAGCATACAACTGAAATGTTGGTTGCAGGCATTGAATAACACCAAAACGTAATCTACACACCTCAGCTAAATTTAGCAAATTATCAAAATGGTATTAAAAGATAAATATTGATAAAATGATAACgaaaagggggaagagaaaatggaagaatTATATAATGAAAGCTAGTAAGCTACCTCCAAATATCATGTGTTCAGCAGAAAAATCTCCCTGGAGTGGTATGTCCCCCTGAAAGTATGAATAGAGATCTTGACTTTTTAATGTGGATTGTGGAACAAATCGTATAATGCATACAACAGAATACTGGTAATTAGATTCGATTGGACTGAAGTAAATGATAACAATtgaaatatttaatatttaagTGTCAAGTCGCCATTAAAATTCTCACCACCTACCCATTTTAGACATAGATACAAGCAACATAAGACACCATGAAACCAGATACTTTGACAGAATTAATTTAAGATGGACTGAAGTAGAGGATAACAACAGCCAATATTTGTTATTTAAATGTCAAGCAATCACTAAAGGTGTCGTTTGGTAACACTCTGTGGGAGTGCTACCAGCCTACCATTGTTCTTTTGTTCTGCGGGAACACAAAATAGACGAGAAACACGTTCAACAAGTTTAGCCCTTAACATGTCGGTCTCAGACAGAAGATCAAACTATATTTACTCTAAGACAAATTAATACGCTTTTTTATGTGAACCTCAATACCCAGAAAATACCTTTGAGCCCCCAAATCCTTCATATGAAGATGTTGCTTTAGATAGGCCTAGAAATCTTCAATATATAAATCATGTTAGAgatgataatatcatcaacataaacaaccaaCACCATCACCTTGGAATTCTAGTGACGACCAAGCATAAAGTGATCCAAATAGCACTGTGTGAACTCATAACCAATAACGACTCTattaggtgactgcttcagaccATAAATTGACTTGTGAATTTTACATACTTGTTGTGCAgtctccccttgagcaacatacgtaggaggttgctccatatagacctcctcaaTCCTCATGTAAGTCACCATATAGAAAGGCATTCTTATTGTTAAGATTAGCTGCTAAGGAAATAAGAACATGAATAGAATTAAGACTGACGACAGAAGAAAATTTCTCAAAATAATCAGTCTGAGTATATCCCTAAACAACCAAGCGCTTTAAGTTGCTCAACAAAGCCATCAAAGTTATAATTAATGGTATACACCCAATGGCATTTCACAGGTTCCTTACCTAGAGGTAAATAAACTAAGGTCCATGTCTGACGACTAAGCAAGCCATCCATTTCCACGTCCATAGCCAATTTCTACCCAAGATGAGACAATGCCTCCTGATATGTTCTTAGGAATGGAATGCATGATAAGGACAGAGCAGAGCTATGAAGAGATGAGGGAAGATGGGAGATACAAATAAAATGAATGGGATAAACAACCATAGATTTTTGAGTGTAGGAACGAGTATCCTTGCGAAAGGCAACATGTAGATCAACGATTGGTGATGAAGGAGAGAAATTACTAGCCATTGAAGCAGATTGTAGAGGAGGTTATAGAGAAGGAGTAGCAATCGGTGGTGAGGGCTTAGAACAGTGGCGATACACTTGTAGTGGTGCTACCCAAGATGAAGCAGGTGGATCTGCAAGTGGAATACAGGAATGGGACAACTGACATATTCAGATTCCAGGAAAAGACCCTTAGCAGGAAAATACAGGGTGTTCTCAAAAAATTTAACACCGGCGTTGACAAAGTGCTGTCTAGTAACAGGATCATAACACCTATACCCTTTTTGGGTATGAGAATACCCAAGAAAACACAATTAATAGTCCATTGAGATAAATTGGTCAATGCCATGTCATAAAATATGGACAAAACAAGTGGAACCAAAACCTGAGGTGGtagagaaaataaaggaaactgAGGAAACCAACAAACATAGGAGATTGAAGTTGAAGAACAAATTGAGGACATGTgattaataaaataacaagcaaTTAAAACAGCATCCCCCCATAAATTCTTAGGAACAAGCAATCTCCAATAAATGCAGATTTTTCCATTTAACCACCTCGTTCTTCTGAAGGGAATAGGAataactagtttgatgaataatgATACTCaggacaaaaagaagaaatatcaCATTGATATTACTCAAAGAATTTTAAAACAATCACcaaattgagtttttatttcattataaaattgatTGAAAACAGACAAGAATTCACAATGATTTTTTAAAAGATACAGCCAAGTTAATCGAGAATGATCACTcacaaaagtaaataaataagaaaagtcAGACCTATTCTAAGCATGACACGAACCCCAgatatcagaatgaactaagTCAAACAAAGACTGACTCTTAGAGATGTCatgagaaggaaaggaaatgcAATGATGCTTGCCAAGTTTACAAGACACACATTTAATGCGTGAAATAGATTTGCAATTTGGAACCATTTGTTGAAGCTTGGAAATTGAAAAACTCACAAGCATCACTTCTCTGACATGGGAGCTGAACAAACACTATACCAAACGGCGGATTGACAAGAAGATTCCAAAGAACTGAAAAATCGCTACATGAGGCAGACCACCTCAAGAGGAAAATCGAACAACAAGAAAGCTGGAAGAGGAGCCTAGAGGAAGccaacaaaaggaagaaaatgaacaagaaaattcaaaaatctTCAGCTGCATGGAAGAATCTcttttccctcccccccccccttttaaaaGGATTTCATTGAACAAGATAAGCCATCACAAGAAGTAGAACAGAAAAAAATTGTTGTACACCTCTACAAGAACCTTGAAGACTCTCAAACCAACGATGAAGGACTGTAGTGACTGATTTCTATTGCTCTTATACCATGTTAGTAAATCAGAACAGTAGTAATAAATCCCTACACAGAacatgtgaagaagaagaagaagatagaaaaggagagaaagtgAAACGGAGAGAAGGTGAGATGGAGAGATGGAGAAACAGGCTGATCGATTAGGGTTGTGAATGCTTCTAATCGATCAGCGtagtatcttatttataatagacaaagtatataatattacaaAGAGACCGTTGGCTTATGAGTAATAAGAGTAAACAGAAATAATAATCAGAAAACTTTAACAGGATGATTCCGTCACAACAAATCTTTTCATTCAGCCCACAAACTGAACATTTTGTCCTCTACCACAAATTGTACCTGTTGCAGCACTATTCAAATGGAGCATGCTACGGTTCTACCACTTATTTTGGCCACAATATATGAAGATCTCCTGATGGGAAAATGTACGTAAATTCCTACcatatttgttttttcttgcAAATGTTATTGTAAACTTCTTATTAAATTGTGAAGTACAATGAATGAGAATTTAGAGATCAGGATCCAAGGTATGATCAGCCCAGACAAATCCTGATCGGGGTTGGACAATTCTTAACTTTGAGTAACAAACTAGAAGCTCTGATCTCTAGCTGATACTGGCAGTGAATTGACCTTGGACAATCCCAATCTGACCGGCCAATCCATTAGTGAATGCATCACCTTGAAGCCTTCATGTTGATGTTTTATTCTCTCCATGAAAGAATAAATCTATGTTCTAAAATCTCTTAGTTTAATAACCAATTTCACCAAACTTGAGGTTAAAATTATTTAAGTACTGAAAGAATGTTAGGCTGCAATAGCTCTTTCTTGGCCAAGATAAGAGATCTATAGACAGTCTGGTTTGAAGGGTAAATTGGATGAGTGATATGAAATTTCACAAAACAGAACTTTTAAACATATATTTATTCCTAAAAGCAGGACACCTTCGCAAGGGCAAGGCAATGATTATCCAAGGAAAATACTTTCATCCCACTACAGTCAAATGAGACCTTGCTTTTCTCAGTTGCCAATCAAGGAATAAGAAAATGCTTCATATTAACACATGCTTTATTTTCAAACATTTTAATTGCAACTTAAAATTAAATTGATCAAGTACGAAGGCCATTGTTCAGACCAGTAAGAGTTAATATGATCAAGCAACTTCCATAATTATAAGCAACAAAAAGCCGATACCTCCATCCCTAATTGCAACGCTCTTAACCTCTCCTACCTTGCTTTTGCTactgatctcatgatcttctccaaagctaaCATTGAGTTGATTGAGGCCATTATGTCCTGTTTGCATCATTTTGAAGGGTTGTCGAGCCTTTGGATCAATCCTTTGAAATCTCTCTTGTTCTTTGAGGGGGTCTCTAATGATGTCAAAGCTAGTCTGGCTGAGAAGACTGGGTTCTCCATTGGCCACCTTCAGGTTAACAACTTATCACGGCACTCCTATGTTAGATCTTATGCACAAGAGGCTGTAGATTTGGAAGagcaagcttctctcctatgctaGGCACCTGGAATTGATCAAATCTGTCCTTTAGTCCTGCTACATCTATTGGTCTGGTACTTTGGGATTACCGCAGTCCACTATTAAAGGTTTGGAATCCCTTATGTGtgcttcctttggaaaggagcAGAATCCTCCAGATTCCTCACCCAATCAGTTGGGCTGCCATCTGCCTTCCCAAGGATGAAAGAGGTCTTGGCATGAGGAGGATCAAAGAGGTTAATTCTACAGGTATTCTCAAATTAATATGGAAGCTTGCATCTAAGTACAAGAGTATTTGGGTTGACTAGGGCTACTCGGGAATTCTTCGCAATAACTCTATTTGGATAGCTCCTTCCATTTTTTTATGCCTCTTAGGTGTGGCGGAAGATTTTGAAGCTTAGGCCTTTAGCTCTCCATGCCACTTCCTACCTCATTGATGATGGTGTCTCTACTCTCTACCCACCTTTGGCTTGACCATTGGCATCCCATGGGTGTCCTCCCTTAATAAGTGCAAGAACTATCAACAGTTTGGGTCTTAGTAAGCAGTCTTTTATTGTAGATATCATCAGCCAGCATGACTGAGCCCCACCTCTTTCTTCATCTCCCCAGTTTTCTGCCGTTTGGGATGCCTTGCCTCCCATTCCCAGAAGGCCTAGAGGTAAGGGGGATATAGTGTTGGtctgcttcctctaaaaggcttTTTGCTTCAAGTCGGCTTGGGACCTCATCAGAGTTCGTGGCACTTTGTCCTCTTGGCACAAGTTAGTTAGGTTCAAGTTCCACATCCCCCGTCATAGCTCACTGTTTGGCGGGCCCTCTCGAACTGCCTCCCAACACAGTCCTTTTTGATGCATCGTCAGATTCCCATCCCCAAGCATGCTATCGCTATTGGAATGCTTTAGAAGATGTGGaacacctcttctttgattgctcCTTCTCATCCTCTGTTTGGAAAGGGCTCCTAGCCAAATGCTAACCAAGAAGTCGAAGGATCATTCCTTTTGAGAGAAAATGAATTTGGGTGGATATGTCTTTTGGCGGTTCATCTatctgtgatgttgtgggtgAGCTTGCCTTTGGTGCCACCATCAGTCACATTTAAATGGAGCGTAATCTCCGAAAATGGTCTTTCAGCTCCAGATCCTTCCAACAAATTTGGGACTCCATTGTCTTTGATATCAAAGCAAGCTTTTTCTTGCCTCCTCTGGTCGTGTAGACTCCCCATGGAATAgacatattgttgtatcctggggacTTTCCCCTCCCTTATGCAGCCCTCTGAGTAGGGTTTTGCTTTgctctctatttttttcttcttcccctcttggGGCCCTTTGTTCCCCTTTCCCTATtgataatgaattttttattcactccccccgtccaaaaaaaaagagaggccgATAACCTAGTCCTATGCACAGATATCCATGGATCCTTATGCTACATGCATTTTATACGCGAACCAACACTTTATGAGTTTTCTATTGTTTACACAGGTATATCATATCTTAGcagattttatatttttgtgcaaagttttttttatgggaagtGGGCAATCGACTAAAACCCACAAGACAGCCATACTGACGTAAAGAAAACTACTCACAGCAGAACCAACACTTTTACTCCATGAGCCTCCCAGATATGCCAAGTCACCATTGCAGACCAGTTGGGTATCATGAAACGCAGAACAGTTTAGCACCCGTACAACATCTCTTCCTCCGACCATATGCTTACCGGCCAGAATCCTCAGTAAAGTGGTCTTCCCTACACAGATATCGAAGAGTATAAGATTGACAAAAGCAAATGTGGCAGAAGAATGAGAAGATATCAAGTATCAACCAAATTCGTTGTTAATTAACTACAGTTACAATTTCAAATATCAACTAGAGAGCAGTATTATGAAACTGCACGTTGTTAACACTTAACAGAAAAGGAGAAGCCAGATTTCATTGCTACATGCATGGCAAAGAAGCATAATTGGATTTTGTTTCTTGAATTGATAGAATCATACTTTTGCACTAAAATATAGATTAGTCTGTGCTTGAAACAAGATTGAATGAAATGACTCGATATAAGATTGACTAAAGCAAATGTGGCAGAAGAATGAGAAGATATAAAGTATCAATAAAATTTGTTGTTAATTAACTACAGTCACAAGTTATTAATTAACTACAGTCACAATTTCAAATATCAACTAGAAAGCAGTATTATGAAACTGTACGTTGTTAACAGAAAAGGAGAAGCCAGATTTCATTGCTACATGCATGATAACTTGCATAATTGGAGAATCATCCGTTTGCACTAAAACATAGATTAGTCTGTGCTTGAAACAAGATTGAATGAAATGACTTCATTTTGGTTTCAGTGGGTCTTTGAATGTTGATAAACAATGGATGGGTATGAGTTCATTTCCTAAAATCCCAAAATGGCcccaattaaaatttttttccacACTGGTGATAGATGAATCCACTTTGAACAGTAAGTTACGCCTCCAAAGcaatacaaaacaaaaacaaatccaTTTTGTACAATGTCAGACACTTGAACCAACCTTCTCACACAATGGTTATAGTTGTCCCTTTCAAGGAATGgaattctccccccccctctttaaaGTGCACTGcaatattttggattttgagtGTTTGAGACCCCAACTATATGATGGGTGCCCAAGTTCAAAAAGCATCCAAAAGGAAACACAGACATTTCCCTGCCTTAATTCAATCTTCATTCTTCCTGTCCACTCTGCTGCAGTCAGCAACTGTTAGGTTTCCTGCTGTACAATGGAGCACACTGCCATCACTGTCACTATaagctcctctctctctctctctctctcacacacacacacacacacacacaagctcATTCTCTTCACAGCTCAGACTGAATGACTGAATCACTCTCTCCATCTGAGTTTTCCATTTTTAAGCATATTTTATTTGATGGCATCACTTCCTGAAACGGTTGGGACACCAAACAGCAGCACTGACTGCTTCGGGGGCTgctttttttcttaaaataaatattGCTACTAAACATGCCAGTGATTGATAACCAAACCATAGTATCATCTAGAAAATTTGAGCTATCAACGTGGTAATAAACAAAGGAGCAACGTCAAAAAGGTACAAAGCAATCAAACTGACATACATATacttagaaaaagaaaatagatctTTCTAAGAACATGACATTAGATATTAATGGCCAGAAGTGGACATCCATAGAAGCAGCAGACAATAAACTAAACCAGTACTCGGATATCTAACATGTAGATGCAGGATTGGAAATCTAggaaattttctcttttgatccaaaaaagataataaaaatcGTAGAATACATAAAAAGAGACAACAGAACACAGAACCTGCCCACCCGATAAATTCATTTAACCAACTAAACAGAATTAAATACTATACCAGATCCATTTGCACCAACGAGAAGACATCGAGATCCAGGAGAAATCTTGAGATTGAAACTAGCGAATAACGGAGCTTGGCTTTCATAGGCGAAATGCAAACCAGAGACTTCGATGGTGCTCGAACTCTCCTCTCCACTCAACTGCGCAGCCtctttccccatttttttttttcccaatttcaATTTGGAATTCCTGATCTCGCTACAGCGTCTTTTTCGGCTTTATATACGTATCTGTCCAGCACCCACCACAACTAATAGGTTCTTACACGTGTCCCAATGCGGTTGATTCTACGTGGATTCACTTAGGTCCTGACAAGTGTCTAGCCCTGCCACAGGCAACGTCAGATATAAAGATCATGTCCTATAGTGAACGCCGTGGCCTACGTGTCACTATGGATATCAAATGGTTTAAGCGCCAAATAGATGCGTAGGTTAATTAAAATGTCTCTCATGCTCACGTTAGCTCACGTTAGCCTCAGGAGAAAGTCTTGTCTTTCTTGTATCACACGCGCGAGAACAAATAAGAGCAGAAAACACCGCACGCGCGCGTGcgcgagagagagggaggaacaAGTGAACAACGGAAAACCCAACCCCCGGGCCTGCGACCTGCCCCTCCCCTTGAGCTAGAGACCTAGAAACTTTGCTGGGCTCTTAACTGTGAATCTAGGGTTTTTAGTTTCaagtgatttgaattttttgagtATTTTCTCTTCAGATTCGAGCGAGGAAGAATGAGATTAACAATTTTGTTGAATGAAATACGATCAGGTTCTGGTAAGGAATCAATCGTCTTTATTCGTAAACTAACCTTGGTTTAATCCGAATCCTCGCCTTCTCCATTTCTTTAATAACATCCGTAGTCAACGCCAGAAATTGTTATTGTCTGATACGCTTTTGCTTCTTTGTTCTTTTCGTTTATTTTCGATATCCATGGACACGGTATTCAGTCTTTGACAGTGTTCTGGTTAGTTTACTTTCTATTGCGTATTATGTATCCATGGAAtgctttttttgtgtttttcctCTTTGTGTCTTGTGATCAATGTGATAAGTTGAGGTAATGAATGAATTATAATAAAGGGGAAAAGGAAAATCTGAGGGCTGAGGTTTTTGTTGTGGTATACGAGagggagatttttttttcttaccttTTGTTCTAATATTGGAACACTTCAATTTGATCGTTGAAGCAATTGAAAATCTTCTACCTCTTAGTCGGCTCAATATTATGATACAGTGCGTGCAGCAGAGGCCTACTGATCAGTTTTAGTCTTCCACCAATAGTGGGTTGCTTGGGTTTTCTTTATGAGTCAATTTTGTTGGTTGTATTACTTACAATAGGATTTGGTTTATCAGATTGAGCTTTGCTTCCCATTTCTATTGTGCCGTTCTACAGAATAAAGTGATCTTTGTGTTCTCAACTGTATGCTCAACTTGTCTGCTTTTCATATGAATAAAGgagctttttttttaaaaaaataaattatgtcAGTGCTATGTTTATGCCTAAAATGTATTTACACCTGAAGgaaaaattaagttttttgGCTTTTCTTGATTTAGGAACAGTTATCCTTTACAAAATCTTGTAATGTGCACTTGGGAGGTATGCGGAGACCTGAAGTAATCCATGCTCACTGGACTTGAGCTTACTGTATGTAAGTTGGTCCCCTGGCAAAAAACTTGTGATACAAAACATTGTAACTGAACTAGTGAAGAATTGAGGAATATATTATGCTGCTTGATAATGCAATTCAGGAATGCATATaacttcttttttggttttgacagGTGGCTTTTATTGGCTGAGATAATAATCTAATgccatggaggaagaagaggaggatagAATTTTACTTAGTAGTTTGGGTGTCACATCCGCTAATCCTGAAGATATTGAACGTCACATTCTAACAGAGGTCTCAGTTTTGATTTTCCCCACATTATTTCTTTACAATGTTCCTCAATAGTTAATTTCTGGACACTGTCGTAAATCTATTTCTTATCCATGTCAACATTTTTGTGTAACAGGTAAAAAAAGATGACGGTGAAAGAAATGAAGCTGAAGGAAGCACTTTGGAGCACCATGATGAAGTTAAAGACAGCAAATCATCTTCTTCCGACCAAGCAAAACTTTATAATAAACTGCGGGCAGTAGAGGTTGAAATAGAAGCTGTTGCAGCTAGTGCTGAACAAACAGAAAGCATTACAAGAAATGAACAGAATGTCTCGGTTGAGATTGATAACACGGAGGAGGAAGATGCAGGGGATGGTAAAAGTGATGCTGAAGCTTCTGCAAATGGTTTAACCCTTCAACATGCCCTAACTGCTGATCGTCTTAACAGCCTCAAGAAAACAAGGGCTCGGCTCCAGAAGGAACTAGAAGAGTTGGATAAAGATAACTCTACCAAAAGTTCTCAGCATGATAAGTTGATTTCGAATCTGGTTAAGGAAGAGCCAAGACACAAAAGAAAGCTGAAAGAAGTTCAAAGTTTAAGCAAAAATTCTAAAAAACAACATAAAACAGTAACATTCAATGAGGATGGTGACTTTGATGCAGTGTTGGATGCAGCTTCTGCAGGATTTGTTGAGACCGTAAGTTGCATATACAATAGTTTCTCATTCCATGATGGCAGAATAAAAGGCTTTGGAGTGTATATATTTCTTCTCCATGATGATAGATTGATAAGTTCTATGAATAGCTTTGTAAAGTGAGAGCTAACTCTTTTATTTGCATCTTAGGAAAGGGATGAGTTGGTTCGCAAAGGCATTTTCACTCCTTTTCATAAGCTTA includes these proteins:
- the LOC122642722 gene encoding ABC transporter I family member 19 gives rise to the protein MGKEAAQLSGEESSSTIEVSGLHFAYESQAPLFASFNLKISPGSRCLLVGANGSGKTTLLRILAGKHMVGGRDVVRVLNCSAFHDTQLVCNGDLAYLGGSWSKSVGSAGDIPLQGDFSAEHMIFGVDAIDPARREKLIELLDIDLQWRMHKVSDGQRRRVQICMGLLYPFEVLLLDEVTVDLDVVARMDLLEFFKEECEQRGATIVYATHIFDGLETWATDVAYIQDGELKRSEKLSEVPELKDAANLLSVVESWLRSEIKGEKKKLINPPIQSRKASPLDNSPFRSTRHMAYYR